The sequence tagccaaagtgacccacgcctgtatttcgcgttacgaattacgcgatttttacattgccgatttttcgcattcaatagaataatctcgaattctcaaaagtcgtgaatatatggcgaatattctacaaaatatttgtgaaatatcgcgaatttaaaTATAGTCCCTGCCGCTGATCACTACTTATGAACCAGCTACTTATGAAAGTCTAAAAGGTTTGTACCTTTTAGACTTTCCCAAGCTGCAAATATGTGATATAACAGCTTTGGATTTTGTACCACTCCATGATTATGCATGTTTGCcattcaggagtctgggaaagctgggtgacattcATTGTTTCATCTGTAATGAAAATCAAATTGGTAATCATTACCCAGCTttcaatgaaaataaaaataacagtgCGGGTTCCGCTCCAAGATAgagcatgctgcttcttttttccatgctgtttttttcagttttattcattgaaatgaataggatgcTTTTTAGAGGTGTTTTTGGAAAAGGTGTGAAAAACAGCACCAAAAAACATTGTGTGAACTGCCCTAAGACAAGATTCTCTGATCTGAGGAAACCAAGATTTTGGCTTCACTTCTAAGCATCATGTTTGAAGGAAACCAGACACTGCTCATGACCAACCCAATACtaaccctacagtgaagcatagcggtggcagcatcatgttgtggaggTGTTTTTCAGCAGGTGGGagagggagactggtcagagttgagggaaagctgaattgaGCAAAGTAAAGATATTTCTGATCAAAAACATGAGTGTTTTAGGGACAACTATGtggatgtccttgagtggcccagccagagccctgacttgatcccaaacatctctggagagacctgaaaatggcggtCCACCGATGGTCCCcacccaacctgacagagcttgagaggatcttcagagaagaagagCTGAAAATCCCTAAATCCATGTGTGCAaaacttgtggcatcatacccaagaagactgaagGCTGTAATAACTGCGAaatgtgcttcaactaagtactgaatAAAGGTTCTGAATACTTAGGTCAATGCAAGAtttaagtttttccttttcaataaattaggaaAGATTTCAGGCATTCCATttttactttgtcattatgggataTTGAGTTCAGATTGGTGGgaaaaaaacttgattttttttttcattttagcgcAAGAccgtaaaatgtgaaaaaagtaaaagggtctgaagactttctgaatgcactgtacaaTGCCATCATGTCACTACAGAGATTGTCCAGGGTTTTCATTTTATCATTGCATGATTAACATTAATATAGCTTTCTAGCAACTCAACTTGCTATTAGTGCAAGGAGTCATGATTGTCCTACTTGCCAATGACATCAATGAAAATCTAAAGAGGGGAGCAAATGCAGAATTTCTCCTTAATTCCCACCTGTTTACTTAGGACACACTCCCAACACAAAGACCCCATCAGAAGATCCCCAAATAAATGTATACAACACTCTAGACCTCCTAAGTAAAGATACAGACCCCCAAGTTGACACAGACCACCCTATATACTGTCCCAAGCACAGCCCTGTATATGAACTCCAAGCCAGAACTCCCTGTATACAAGCtcactgtatacagaccccaggctAGGACCCCTTGTATACAGACTACAGGCCAGCTCCCTTTTGtgaagaccccagaccagaaccctgCTGTACACAGAACCCACATAGGGGATGGGCACATAGGAGATGTACCATTTTTCCAGGAGATCTCTTTTTCTGGCAGTTGTCAACTGTGATTATTGCTTATAGAGAAGGCATAGAGAACCCAGGGGAACCTTCACTCAAAACGTACCATGTAAAAGTACCCCAATATTTCTGACAGCTTAGAATTGTTGTACCTAGTCTCATCAAAAGCTCTGTAAACTAAACATCCATATCTCCATTCTGATACATCTCACTTGCACTGATACATGAAACTATCAGTACAGGAGATATGTGCTGCTGAAGAACTGCAGATTTGCTCTTCAAGCCtataaggaaacacaaataagctttcaattttccccaaaacatAACTGGCTGTATATTTATTTGCAAATGAAATGAATCCCCTGTTCCATTTAGAGGTCTTACATTATAATATTAAGGACAAGACCATAGTTTGCCTTATTTTAGACCCAACCCTGATAAAACCAATTACACTCCACCTGCAAAGCAGCTTAAATTGTAGCCAGGGGTCACAAATAAAGTAGTATTTATCGGAAAATTCCATATCACCCAGACCAGTTTAACTTGTTCAACCACTAGAAAATGTCCATCCCCACTGACTCTGCTTCATGTAAATATGTCCTCTCCCCCAGCCTATATCTTTACATGTATTGTTATATCTTAGAAATAATATGTAAATGGCGCACTTAGGCCCCTTCATTGTGTTTCTATTTGCATGCTACAGTTGCACAGTATACATTGGTCCCTTTATGTAGAAATGATGAAGTGTTCATGTGAATTCAAGCTTTACATCAGCCACAATACAGCCAGGACAACTTCTGCTTGGACCAATATGGTCTCTACAGTCTGCTCAGCGTGTCCACACATGGAACAGAAGGGGAGGGTGGGACCGTATGCATCCGATTAATGCGCACCAGCTCTATTTTCTTCCTTGGGAGAAGAAGGGCTCACATTTAAAATGATAAATGAACCGTGCTTGAAAAATAGCTGTACACGGTGGAAGGCACCATGTATCAGTCTGGTGCTGGCACTGTGAACAAAGCTCTGGGACCACCTTCATTAAAACAATTAGGCTGGAAGTCTTTGCAAAAGGCAGAACTCCAGCTGTTAGCTTCTGGGGCCCTCAATGCCTCCTTAGCAACAGGAGACCTAAGGGCACAGCAGGGTGGAGAACAGGGACACTAATTACATAGGTCAAGGGTCTGGTGTACTAAGATAAGAAAGAACACACACTAGTAATTTTGAGCAGAAATAGAATAATCACAATGCACACTTTTGAAGGCCTTATTCCTTAATAACACGGCTGATAATGAATGAGATGTAGCGGGAGCAATGTCTCAGTGTGACACTTGTGCTAGGTTTTTATAATGAATGCTTTATACAATAATTCTGTTTGAATCTGACAATAAAACAATTGCATCATACTTCATCGGACTTTGCACAGTGGTGTAAGGAAGCCTAAACACCAGCACATGGACCCTTTTAGGCAAGACACAGGGCCAGTACGGCAGTGCAAGGTGCCTGTATGACATCGTATGTTCCGTGTACAAGGCCCAAGACACTGTTTCTAGCAGAGAACCTCTGTCAATGGTCATGAAAAGCTGTTGACTCTAGAAATCTGTGTTTTGCATGACCAATCTCAAAATTTTAAAACCAATCTCAAACAGCATGATTCACTTTTTCACTTTCAGAATCCTTTGATTTGACAAAAAGACTTCCATTTGAACATTCAGAGCAAATTTGTGCTGCCAAAATGATGCTGGGATGGAGCAGGAACCTCTCCAGGCCTCCACAAGATTGGGTCTGGTCAAATAGCAGTTGCATCCAGGAGTACAAGGCTCTTCTACCACATAAGGAGACACCACTATTATAAATGGTATAAGATTGGTAGGGACCTTGTTATGTATTTGGTTTTGGGGCCCAGAAGTTTCAAGTTATGCTTTTTACGTCTTGCTAAAAAAAAGACATGGATTTCAACTAGTTTTCAGAAATAGGAGCAAAAACTAAAGACCGGAAGGAGAGAAGGTCATATATGATGTGGTCAGAAGCACAGGAGCAGAAGCCAGGTCACACACAGTAAGTGAAGAATGCCTACAGTAAATCCAGAATGCCAGGTTTCATCAAACCATGGCTGAAGACCAGTCCACCTCTTGTATAAGTATACTTTGTCCAACCCTAGGGAGACACACAAACTGAAATTCAAATCAATTTTGATCTCCATGATCTTACCAACATTATATGTTTGGTTCCACACAATTTAAAGATATCCTCATTTAAAGGTGGTTTACCCTGGAGACAAGCAAGTGTTTGTAGgctgtacatatttttttttaatgtagacCCATTTTAAAGGTTTATTTCATGATCAGATCACATACATTGGGCATTGTATGAGGACCCAATTTACAGCTGTGGAATTTTTAGGAGTTTCTCATGGGGGATTTATAAGTGGTCATGAGGGGTCTTATTGTCATATTAGCTCCACACAGGATGTATCCTGCTGGCCTGTCACCCGCTTTCTTATTGTtaactcttgtgtctcctcacagCATGGTGGTCTTGTCTTGCCATGTGCATATGAGCAGTATGTCCCCATACATTTAAGTACAGCAGTGTCAGGGAGAAGGTGAGATGTAGATTGATGGTCTGGTCACTGCTGATGTCCTGAAGAATCTTTTAGGTTAGGTCATCCATGCTATACATTATGTTGTGAACAACCATTGtgttttattatattgttttataGCAATTACGGTCCCATTGTTTGTCAGATTCTGCGCCCACCATaggatattcagttttttttgatgGTCCAGTCCTACACAATCAGCGAACAGCGACTTATTATTAACTAACCTAACATGACCATTACATCTAGCGAATGTTGTAATAGGGACATCTATCAGCTGTCTTAATAGCGCTATGCTAGTAGGTGCCACTCAGTCCCTCTCCTCCCCAAATCTCCTGTGAGATTATACAATTGAGTCTGTGACTTTCAGGAGTGGACCAGTTTTCTTTAGAATTTTTCAAAGTcttaaggtgcatttacacgGCCCGATAATCGAGCAGATTATTGCAAACGGTCGTTCCCAACAATCTGGCCATGTAAATGTGCcgaaacgcttgttcattgggtgatcctgtcgttcatgcagacaccaccgatcatggcttctgggcagcagatcgtgtggtttaaacagggatctgctgatTCTGTACAGGCTCGGActcgcccacaggggtacaggggaataccctcgtgggcccctgagcaagttgGGCCCCGAGTCTCCCCACCCcctacacaagtggcacataacacattagatttactgcactacatacatatattcaatgtacagcatctcaaccagcctatgttcatataaaaaaacttgttaaattatttattatatttgtatGTATccatacagtgggcccccaaaataaatttaactggtgggccctaggtaccccagctcGACACTGATTCTGTATGACGACAAGGGATtgcagtagtaaaatgtaaatgcagcagtctccttcactgaacgagcagccgactgtcaggaagaAACTCTTCCTTCTCGACTATCGGCCGCTCGGTCGGCCCGTGTAAATCCAGCTAAATCGGGGTTCTGCGTCACCTATACAAGTGAGGGCAGTACAGGTAAACCAGATGTAATGATGCTTAAAATCAGACCAATTGCAATTAAAGTTCCAGTCCAATCACTGGCCAGTCCCTGTTGACCCAGTCATAAAGTGTACTGTTGTTTGTAATCCACTGATGATTTAGTGTACATACTGGTTATGCAGTAATTTAATgtctatccttaaaggggttgttcactcattttatattgatagcctatccccaggataggccatcaatatctgtttGGCAGGGGTCCAATACCCCGCACCCTTGCCAATTAGCTATTCCAGAAAAGCTCCAGAAATAGGCACCAGAGATACACAGGTCACTTAGATGtgggcagcactgcagtaaccagctttgTCCAGTATATAATGGAAGTGCATCTAATGCATAGTTCTGGCACCTATTTCCAGCATCATAGCTACTTCTGAGCAGCTGAGTACAGggtatcggacccccactgatcagatattgatggcttatcctgaggataggtcaccaatataaaagtagtggacaacccctttaataatccaGCGACCTTCACTCATCTAACAGCTTCAAGATGATTTAGTGTTAGTCAAAACCTTCAACGATGCAGTAGTTTAGTTGTCAAGGCTGGTGACACAATATTCATCTTTATTGATCTGGTGAAAATCCAGTAACCAACCATGTTTTTCATCTATTTCATCTACTTGAGAAAGCGTCTCTTAAGGTTGAGGGGACATTACAGAGCTGTTGTCATTCACTTGGCAGTAATAGTCAAGCATGGGGTGTTTGTTTCAATGTAACTTGAAACTCCTGAGCCCCAATTCAAAATCTCTAAAAGGAATCCCCCACATGCCATTTATAAAGTCTGATATCTTTTTATGTGGCCTTTGGCCCCCTCAGGCATAGGGTGGTCAGATGTCTGAATTCAGGCTGGACAGTCCAGTTTCATGGCTGTCTGTCTTCAGTCCGGCGCAAGGCCGGGAAGACACTCGGATGTCCTCCTTTTCTGTAGCTCCACACTTAGATCGCAGCATTGCACTATGTAGCATGTGCTACAGCTACAAACTACGGCTTTCTTTCCCCCCAGTTAGTCACTTGAGCCGGCCAACATGTCGCTCTGTGACTGAAGGTGAGAGAAGCACTCCGGCCCCGCACAGCTCACCTTaaggtctcccccccccctttttttgtctTCTTGCCTGGCACTAATACTGGGAGAGGGGTTGTGGCTTAGCAAAGTTAGGAGCATTGTTTCAggtgtcctcctttttggggtttAGCAATTGGCTACCATACTCGGGCACCATGGCCTaggagtgactgctacctctgcgcccTCTATAGCTATACCCCTGTATATTTATTTTCCACGAGAAGGAACAATTGACAGTTTATCAGCTACATAGGAATTCTAATGTTCTACAAATGTTCATTCTGCATGAAACGATTCACAGTTATCTAATTGGAATCTGTCCCTGCAGTATCAGAGTGCCAGAGGGTATTATTTACTAGGTAATGTGAGAATCCCTCGAGGAGACCCTCCTACTCAATTCATACTCAGGGGGTGCTCCTTCTACTTTCCAGGTTGTCTATAGCTTGCTAACCCTTTCAATTCTCTAGTTCAATACAAGCGTGCAGTGTGCTATTGTCCTGTATGGAATCATCCTATAATGCTATATCCACAGATCTAAAATACATTATTATTTTTCTGCATTGCATGATGGGGTTTGTAGTATATGAAAGGGTACCTTAAAGCACCTGCCACTCTGACCTTTGTTTCCAGTCCTTCTCTCATCTCTTAACCTATATCACTTTGGTGAGGTAAAGGTCCCCACACACATTACACAATTTCAGCAGAACCCACAGGGCTGGCTGATAATCTAGCAAGTACGGGGGCCTCAGAACTCTTCCCCCAACAGAAGAAAATGGGGGTAGAGAAAGAGCAGGCATTggaattaaaggagttgtgccagGTTTGGAAGTTATCCCCTTTCCACAGGATAGTGAATAACTAACTAATCGCAGGGGGGTGTCAGACCGCTGCTACACCCACGATCCCAAGAACGGGGGTCCTGTTTCCCTGATCTGAGGGAGCAGCAGGTCGAGCATGCACACTGatactccattcattctctatgggaccacCAGAAATAGTGGAGCGCTGTACTCCGGCACTCCCGTAGATAATGAATCGAGCGGCAATGCACATGCACCACTTACTACTCTATCAGATTTGGGGAACGGGACCTCCATTCTCAGGATTGGTTATGGTCCCAGTGGTCGGACGCCCTGCgatcagttaaggctactttcactcttgcgttgttaattccggtattgagatccagcagaggatctccatACTGGAATGAAATggatctgttttgattttgcacatcaggatgcatccgttccattaGGATGTGGTTGTGTGAAAACTAGCAACAGTGGTAATTagaattaaagaggttatccaagagATAATCAGACCTCCAGATGTAGCAGACCCGCACAGTCAAAGATATTCACCTAGTCCCCTGCCGCTGTATTCGGTCTGtgacgcaaggggagcaggtcactgctgcggCATGAGATGCTGGTGCAGAGAGGAGTGGAAATAGCAGTGCCGGAGCTATGCAGACCAAATCCAACTATACAGACCAGGTGAATATCATCAACTGTGCGGGTCTGCCACGTCCGGAGGTCTTATTATCTCTTCGATAACCCTTCCCTTGCGTGTGTTTTCtcgtaaaaaagtcacaaaactttggtatagcaattttttaaatgtcactgcaatttttttttttaaagtgacatTTTACGTCCTTGCCAGGCTTATGTCCTTGCCAGGCTTACAAAAAGGGGGCGGGGTGTGAGTGGGGCCATTGGCTTAAATAAAGACTGAAATTGAAGAAACTAGAACTGGCATAAATAATGACTGCTGTAGATTTCAGTTTGGTGCACAGAGAGCCGGAGGTCACGTCATTTATGACAAGGCCTATGCCTTTATCATAACTTATATGCTGTCTCCAGCAGCGCAGGTCTTATCGAGACTGGCACAGCACGCGATGGTCTTGATACATCAGGGCCTAAATGTTCAGTTTCACAGTCCAAGGTACACTTGCAAATGTGGAAGCCGTTGGAGTTCAGATATAATATTTGCATTTATCTAAATAGATTGTTCTCGGATGATTATTGTCAAAGTCTCCCAGAATaactaagaaaaaaaattaagaagtCCTAGTACATTTTCTGACTTCTTAGGACATATGATGGAAGTCATAGAGAGGAGGTATCCTTCTATCAATCCGAGTGGTGAACAACAACTCTTAGTCTAGCAGGCCAACCTGgaaacccattcatttgaatagccGTATGTAATACTGTATTGGCTAACTTCCCTTCAGCAACATCAGCTGTTTGTAGGGGGGTCTAAAGAATCGGACCCACAGTGATAAGATCCCATAATCAATCAACCTTGTAGCTGTAGTAATAAAACTACTAGAGTCAAAATACTTGTTTGTCTTAAATAGAACAGTTCAGGATCCTAAGAAAGCTGCACCATGTGGAAGCTGCAATAGTGGCGGTATTGGTGGCTATATAGAGAAGAGGACCACTCTTGGGCTATTGGTGATTGCTTGCTCTCTGATTTGCACCAGTCATGAGACAAATATTTTATGCTCATAATATAAGTATGATTTTTGGTACAGCAGATGTTCCACTGTACAACTGATAGCACAGAGACTGTAACATACACAGCAGCAAACACTGCTGTCCATCACTGACTCCAACAGGCAGGACTTTTTTTCTCGCTTCCCTCCCTTCTCAGGATTTCTTGAAACAGTTTAAAGGAAGGAGGGATCAGTCAGTGAAAAGAAATCTCTAGTGAAAGTAGTATATGGTGATTGGTGGGAGGGGGTGTTATTGAGCTGGGAGTGAGATATACACTGTGGTGCACAAGGAAGTGAATGAGAGAAATGAGCAGGGACATGCCATGACCGGCTGAGAGGGGTGTTACCTCTTCTCTGCAGATCTTGGCTTATTGCAGGATACGACTCAGTACAGGTGGCAAAGCAACAAATCAGATCATTTCAAGGGACGCAGTCAGTGGTCTCACACCCTTTGTGATAACCTTCTTGAAGAGCAAAGCACCTGTTCCACCTCACATCTATGGAAACCTCAGAAGAGCAGAGACGCCCAGAGAGGCAACCAAGGACTATGCGCAAAAGTGGTACACATTCAGGATCTCCTCAAAGACTGAGGTGTCAACGACGCAGTGGGTCCTGCACCACCAAGAGCATCATCTCCTCTACTTCAGAAAGACGCAATGAGAGGGAGAGGAACAGGGTGAAGTTGGTCAATCTTGGCTTTGCTAAACTCAAACAGCATGTACCCCAAGCTCAGGGTCCAAATAAGAAGATGAGCAAAGTGGAGACCCTGCGGTCCGCTGTAGAGTATATAAGTGCTTTACAAAGCCTTCTCCTGGATAGGCAATCAGGAGTGGAGACACAAGGAGGACCAAGCTCTGATGGACTATCCCCATGTGGCAGCACCTGCTCAGTGGACTCAGGGTCCATGCCTCTGTCACCAGGGTCTTGTTCCCCATATACGTCAGAAGAGTGTTCCCAGGAAGACAGCAGTGTGTCAGATGCAGACTTGTTCATGACATTGCATGGCTGGTGATAGCTTCACAATGAGGTAGGTGCACCTGTAATAACAATTTACCACGCAGGCAAACTAAGCACTTACTTAGGGCAGCATCGTAGTTAAGGTGTTAGGTAAGGGTATAAGAGGCAGAGTTGGCTGTTAAAAGAAAATTACAAATAAAGTTTATTGAACTAACAAGAGCACATGTTCATTATGTACTCTCTGACATGCTCGGTCCAAACAAGCACAATAAGCTCCGGTGGCCAGTGTCCCCAAGATCTACTTCTCAGGACCAAAATTGCTGTATAGTATGAATCATAATGTGTGGGCACCTACAGCATCCATCTCCATCAGCAGCTTCATTGGTCACTTTATGTTGGTCATACACAGGGAGAGATTTCTAGAAGATTCAGAAGTATCAGATAAATTGCACTTAGAGTGTTCACAAGTAGTTTAAGCCATGTAAAGATGCATTATAAAATCCCCTACCGTAAACTAAGTACAGTCCTGCATAAGGTATATTATTGGACAAATGTGGACCTGTACAAGGAACATGCAACAATAGCACCACACTGCAGATTCTAGGTTCATGACACCCACAGAGACTTCAAACCTCTGTTCCTATGTATACATCGTGTGTATAAGACGTATTGGAACCCAACATGCTCACAGCCCATTCATCATCTATGTAATCTGGATTGCTCTAGATCTGTGGTCCCCAAACTGTGGCTTTCCAGGTGTTGCAGTACCACAAATCCCCACATGTCCTTGAAG is a genomic window of Bufo bufo chromosome 1, aBufBuf1.1, whole genome shotgun sequence containing:
- the LOC120986909 gene encoding achaete-scute homolog 2-like, whose protein sequence is METSEEQRRPERQPRTMRKSGTHSGSPQRLRCQRRSGSCTTKSIISSTSERRNERERNRVKLVNLGFAKLKQHVPQAQGPNKKMSKVETLRSAVEYISALQSLLLDRQSGVETQGGPSSDGLSPCGSTCSVDSGSMPLSPGSCSPYTSEECSQEDSSVSDADLFMTLHGW